In Luteolibacter sp. Y139, a genomic segment contains:
- a CDS encoding PEP-CTERM sorting domain-containing protein has product MKFFPCLVAGIALACPDARATVLNLTNTTVAGNAPNTMVSTTGSTFRGGWLNGALYRDPSVDGSSGSGVFRDLYRVSPPNGNGNVIENGYNRPGVMDSSVPNGFDPYLKFGELIQDASQSSYIFVIDINEANNATDRYLSVDDIKIWVGGTTDPSPLPTTLSGMMTQLGVPAYDMNPSGQQNFVMLDATLSSGSGSGDLFLFVPKSFFPANTNPNANIFIYTKMGSYTGAPGFGAGSTQEQVSIPGKSIVGNSTTSTIQSGLPSVPEPSTMVALLAGGLLAFRRRR; this is encoded by the coding sequence ATGAAGTTCTTCCCCTGCCTTGTCGCAGGCATCGCACTCGCGTGTCCTGATGCTCGTGCCACGGTCCTCAACCTGACGAATACCACCGTCGCCGGCAACGCGCCGAACACGATGGTGAGCACCACCGGCAGCACCTTCCGCGGCGGCTGGCTCAATGGTGCCCTGTACCGCGACCCCTCGGTGGACGGCAGCTCGGGTTCCGGCGTCTTTCGCGACCTTTACCGGGTTTCCCCGCCAAACGGGAACGGCAACGTCATCGAGAACGGCTACAACCGGCCGGGCGTCATGGATAGCTCGGTGCCAAACGGCTTCGACCCCTACCTCAAGTTCGGCGAACTGATCCAAGACGCCTCCCAGAGCAGCTACATCTTCGTCATCGACATCAACGAGGCGAACAATGCCACCGACCGCTACCTCTCGGTGGACGACATCAAGATCTGGGTCGGCGGCACCACGGATCCGTCCCCGCTGCCCACCACGCTCTCGGGCATGATGACCCAGCTCGGCGTGCCGGCCTACGACATGAATCCCTCCGGCCAGCAGAATTTCGTGATGCTGGATGCCACCCTCTCCAGCGGCAGCGGCAGCGGCGACTTGTTCCTGTTCGTGCCGAAAAGCTTCTTCCCGGCGAACACGAATCCGAACGCCAACATCTTCATCTACACCAAGATGGGCAGCTATACCGGAGCCCCCGGCTTCGGCGCGGGTTCCACCCAAGAGCAGGTCTCGATTCCCGGCAAATCCATCGTCGGCAACTCCACGACCAGCACCATCCAGTCCGGCCTGCCATCCGTTCCCGAGCCCTCCACCATGGTGGCCTTGCTGGCCGGCGGCCTGCTCGCCTTCCGCCGCCGTCGTTAG
- a CDS encoding choice-of-anchor D domain-containing protein yields the protein MKTWDVPRLLALIFFFVALLLGTSVLHAAPGDLDPLDAPLGGGTPLTAVVQPDGKILLGGSFTSVLGVPRNKIARLNEDGTLDSGFNPNANNTVESIVVQADGKILVGGFFTTLQPDPSGPVVTRRGIARLYQDGTLDTGFDPNADKEVLSMTVQADGKIVVVGRFSTFQPNGAATATTRNRVARLNADGTLDSGFSVGSVTFDVYTLAMQGDGKILVAGDFASIGGSSKTGCARLNTNGTVDTTFTSAIGSTVNSIAVQADGKILVGGDSFGMARLNASGTQDFSFSPGVSGGRAYSMAIQTDGKILIAGFFTSVRGIPRNYIARLFPNGTLDAGFNPNASSSTGCVALQADGKILLGGGFTSLRPNGAATSTPRAGFARLLNDPATQVLSVPTTNQIGWTRGGSAPEFSRVSFELSTDGGALWTTLGAGVRLAATPSWQIQGLTLPTSGMIRARGVTSDGNGSTGGLAESVLSFSNLTARPEVAVFTGASAAAVDERLNGVGTVSFASTAVGVTSVAQTFTIKNTGVADLTGLELSMAGAAPGDFILGQPAVTTLAPGATATFTVAFSPTVMGARSAVVNLASNDEDENPFSFSVQGTGLAATNANLSALSLSDGTLAPVFSSATTTYTANVPHEVTNVTITPTKAEINASISVRLNGGSYTTVASGSASGPLALNAGPNTVNVQVIAQNGTTTKTYTVTITRAGAIEGSLDSLDLNMGLVFAKALQPDGKLIIVGSFTSVLGVPRNRVARINADDTLDANFDPNANNYVENVALQADGKVLLSGVFTTLQPNGAEAPTTRNRIARVNTDGTLDAGFDPNANDILYTVVPQPDGRILLGGRFTTLQPNGASVPVSRNHIARVHADGTLDASFNPNANFDVNAAALQKDGKVLLGGLFTTLQPNGAGAATTRNRIARVNADGTLDLSFDPNANDEVSSLALQADGKVLLGGRFTTLQPNGMPTATNRKRMARLHADGTVDAGFDPSLNGNVISMALQVDGKVLVGGEFTSLQPNGAATATTRNRIARLGADGALDIDFDPNPDSYVYSIASQEDGKVLLGGTFFKLRPNGEVAGFARTGLARILNGPAAQSLTIDGGNRIQWLRSGTSPEVEEVSFELSTDHGTSYTLLGAGTRISGGWELTGLPLPSGQIRARGRTVGGYHGTSAGFVGTVTNFGVAAAPEIHVTGNGVSIPNGAAFPDLSNHTDFGSVTVFGAASTRTRTRVFTIANTGTADLTLSQVTISGPDAADFTVSQQPAVLVDASRGATFAITFDASAVGLREAVVTFDTNDADEGHFSFNLQGTGFISNNADLSALSISAGTLTPAFSTSVTDYAVSRPFGEISLSVTPTKAEVNASIAVSLNGGSFTPVDSGSATGDLALGVGVNVVDVRVTAQDGTTTKDYMVTITRAAAGSGDLDPLDANILGSTVNAVVVQPDGKIIIGGTFTSVLGVPRNNIARLNADGTLDAGFDPNANDRVFTVALQDDGKVLLGGWFTALQPNGAATPTTRQRIARLNADGTLDTGFDPKTNSYVRSIVIQPDGKVLLAGYFTTLQPNGAATATTRQRIARVNVDGTLDAGFDPKSNAYINSVALQPDGKVLLGGGFTTLQPNGAATATTRNRIARVNADGTLDAGFNPNANEALISIALQPDGKVLLGGVFTTLQPNGAASPTSRNCIGRVNPDGTLDGGFDPKANGYVYGMTLQADGKLLLCGSFSYLQPNGAAYGLSVGPIARLNADGTPDRNFDPGANMNVYGIALQADGRVLIGGEFALLQPNHAGPSTLRFLFARLLNDVATQSLEVAGTTQVNWLRGGSSPEVSRVSIELSTNGGVSYSPLGNAVRVGSSANWQLTGLSLPSGGLLRARGRTWGGSENSSSGLVETVIAFGDYATPLASWRQAHFGSPANTGSGADSSDFDKDGVVNLIEYAFGLNPAVADSGLLPQAQRVGEDFVISFTQPAGVSGVTYGGEWSEDLTTWIPVTDTGVAPQHTFSVPMAGKEALFLRLSVSAP from the coding sequence ATGAAAACATGGGATGTCCCCCGCCTATTGGCTCTGATCTTTTTCTTTGTCGCGCTCTTGCTGGGGACTTCGGTTCTTCATGCGGCGCCGGGAGATCTCGACCCGCTTGACGCCCCGCTTGGCGGCGGTACGCCATTGACCGCGGTGGTCCAGCCGGACGGCAAGATCCTCCTTGGAGGAAGCTTTACCTCGGTGCTGGGAGTGCCGCGAAACAAGATTGCCCGGCTCAATGAGGACGGGACCTTGGACAGCGGCTTCAATCCGAATGCCAACAACACGGTCGAAAGCATCGTGGTACAGGCGGACGGGAAAATCCTGGTCGGGGGCTTCTTCACCACCCTGCAGCCGGACCCTTCGGGGCCGGTCGTGACGCGCCGCGGGATCGCCCGGCTTTATCAGGATGGCACGCTCGACACGGGCTTTGATCCCAACGCGGACAAGGAAGTCCTGAGCATGACGGTGCAAGCGGACGGGAAGATCGTGGTGGTGGGCAGGTTCAGCACCTTTCAGCCAAACGGCGCGGCCACGGCGACCACCCGCAACCGGGTGGCGCGGCTCAATGCGGATGGCACCCTTGATTCGGGTTTCTCTGTCGGGAGCGTGACCTTCGATGTCTATACGCTCGCAATGCAGGGGGACGGGAAGATCCTGGTGGCAGGCGATTTCGCCAGCATCGGAGGATCATCAAAGACGGGTTGCGCGCGGCTCAATACCAACGGCACGGTGGATACGACCTTCACTTCCGCCATCGGGAGCACCGTCAATAGCATCGCGGTCCAGGCTGACGGGAAGATTCTCGTCGGCGGCGACAGCTTCGGCATGGCACGGCTGAATGCCAGTGGCACCCAGGACTTTTCGTTCAGTCCCGGCGTGAGCGGCGGCCGGGCTTACAGCATGGCCATTCAGACGGACGGGAAGATCCTGATCGCAGGCTTTTTCACCTCTGTCCGGGGCATCCCGCGAAACTACATTGCCCGGCTCTTTCCCAATGGAACGCTGGACGCTGGTTTCAACCCCAATGCGAGCAGTTCCACGGGATGCGTCGCGCTGCAAGCGGATGGCAAGATCCTGCTGGGCGGAGGTTTCACCTCCCTGCGACCCAACGGTGCGGCAACGTCCACCCCGCGAGCGGGATTCGCCCGGCTTCTCAATGACCCGGCCACGCAGGTTCTCAGCGTGCCGACGACGAATCAGATCGGTTGGACCCGTGGAGGAAGCGCTCCCGAGTTCTCACGCGTGAGCTTTGAACTGAGCACGGATGGGGGAGCGCTATGGACCACGCTGGGCGCGGGGGTCCGGCTGGCCGCCACCCCGTCATGGCAAATCCAAGGCCTGACCTTGCCCACCAGCGGCATGATCCGGGCGCGGGGGGTGACCAGCGATGGAAATGGCAGCACGGGCGGTCTGGCCGAGTCAGTCTTGAGCTTCAGCAATCTCACCGCGCGTCCCGAGGTGGCTGTCTTCACGGGTGCCAGCGCCGCTGCGGTGGACGAGCGGTTGAACGGCGTCGGCACGGTGTCGTTCGCTTCGACTGCAGTCGGCGTCACCAGCGTGGCCCAAACTTTCACGATCAAGAATACGGGCGTGGCTGATCTAACCGGCTTGGAACTGAGCATGGCCGGTGCTGCGCCAGGGGACTTCATACTCGGTCAGCCCGCAGTGACGACACTCGCGCCGGGAGCAACGGCAACATTCACCGTGGCTTTCTCGCCCACGGTCATGGGTGCCCGAAGTGCGGTGGTGAACCTCGCGAGCAATGATGAGGATGAAAATCCCTTCAGCTTCAGCGTCCAAGGCACGGGCCTCGCCGCCACCAATGCGAACCTTTCCGCGCTGAGTCTCAGTGACGGCACATTGGCACCGGTTTTTTCCAGTGCCACCACGACCTATACCGCCAATGTCCCGCATGAGGTCACCAACGTGACGATCACGCCAACGAAGGCGGAGATCAATGCCAGCATCTCCGTCCGGCTCAACGGCGGCAGCTACACGACCGTCGCTTCGGGAAGTGCGTCCGGTCCACTGGCGCTGAATGCCGGCCCGAATACGGTGAACGTGCAAGTGATCGCGCAAAACGGCACGACGACCAAGACGTACACCGTGACGATCACCCGCGCCGGCGCGATCGAAGGTTCGCTAGATTCCCTGGATTTGAATATGGGCCTGGTGTTTGCCAAGGCCCTGCAACCGGATGGCAAGCTGATCATCGTGGGGTCCTTCACTTCCGTGCTGGGAGTGCCCCGGAATCGCGTCGCCCGGATCAATGCCGACGACACGCTCGATGCGAACTTTGATCCGAACGCGAACAACTACGTCGAAAATGTGGCGTTGCAGGCGGATGGCAAGGTGCTGCTGAGCGGAGTTTTCACCACCTTGCAGCCGAACGGGGCGGAAGCGCCCACCACCCGGAACCGGATCGCACGCGTGAATACGGACGGGACGCTGGACGCAGGATTCGATCCGAACGCGAACGACATCCTCTACACCGTGGTGCCACAGCCGGACGGACGGATCTTGCTGGGTGGCAGGTTCACCACCCTGCAGCCGAATGGAGCGAGCGTGCCGGTCTCCCGAAACCACATCGCCCGGGTACACGCGGATGGGACCCTGGATGCGAGCTTTAACCCCAATGCCAATTTCGACGTCAACGCCGCGGCGTTGCAGAAGGATGGCAAGGTGCTGTTAGGTGGCCTTTTCACCACACTCCAGCCCAATGGCGCGGGTGCCGCCACCACGCGCAACCGCATTGCGCGGGTGAATGCCGACGGAACGCTCGACTTGAGCTTCGATCCTAACGCGAACGACGAAGTCAGCAGCCTGGCGCTACAGGCGGATGGCAAGGTGCTGTTAGGCGGCCGGTTCACGACGCTCCAGCCGAACGGAATGCCTACAGCCACGAACCGCAAGCGGATGGCGCGGCTGCATGCCGACGGCACGGTGGACGCAGGATTTGATCCCAGCCTGAACGGCAATGTGATCAGCATGGCGCTCCAAGTCGACGGCAAGGTGCTGGTAGGCGGGGAGTTCACCTCACTCCAACCGAACGGGGCGGCAACGGCCACCACTCGAAACCGGATCGCCCGGCTGGGCGCGGATGGCGCGCTGGACATCGATTTCGATCCCAACCCGGACAGCTACGTTTACAGCATCGCCTCCCAGGAGGATGGGAAGGTGCTGCTAGGCGGTACTTTCTTCAAGCTGCGTCCCAACGGAGAGGTTGCGGGTTTTGCGCGCACAGGCCTTGCCCGGATTCTCAACGGGCCTGCGGCACAGAGCCTGACGATCGATGGTGGCAACCGCATCCAGTGGCTCCGCAGTGGTACTTCTCCGGAAGTGGAAGAGGTAAGCTTCGAACTGTCGACCGACCATGGCACCAGTTATACGCTCCTCGGTGCAGGCACGCGCATCAGCGGCGGCTGGGAATTGACCGGTCTTCCATTGCCTAGTGGGCAGATTCGCGCGCGGGGTCGTACTGTGGGCGGCTATCATGGTACGTCCGCGGGCTTCGTGGGGACCGTGACGAATTTCGGCGTGGCCGCCGCGCCTGAAATCCACGTCACGGGCAACGGCGTGAGCATCCCGAATGGTGCCGCTTTTCCGGATCTCTCCAATCACACGGACTTCGGCAGCGTCACGGTCTTCGGGGCGGCATCCACGCGCACCCGCACCCGCGTCTTCACGATCGCCAATACCGGAACCGCCGACCTGACCCTGAGCCAAGTGACCATCAGTGGACCGGATGCCGCGGACTTCACCGTGAGCCAGCAGCCCGCGGTGCTGGTTGACGCGAGCCGCGGCGCGACCTTTGCGATCACGTTTGACGCCAGTGCGGTTGGTTTGCGCGAAGCCGTGGTGACCTTTGACACCAACGATGCGGATGAAGGCCATTTCAGCTTCAACCTCCAGGGAACGGGCTTCATTTCCAACAATGCCGATCTCTCGGCCTTGAGCATCAGTGCGGGCACGTTGACACCGGCCTTTTCCACTTCCGTGACCGACTATGCGGTCAGCCGGCCCTTTGGCGAGATCAGCCTCTCCGTCACTCCGACGAAAGCGGAGGTCAACGCCAGCATCGCGGTGAGTTTGAATGGCGGAAGCTTCACCCCAGTCGACTCCGGCAGTGCCACGGGGGACTTGGCGCTGGGTGTGGGAGTGAATGTCGTGGACGTTCGCGTGACCGCGCAGGATGGCACGACGACCAAAGACTATATGGTGACGATCACCCGCGCCGCGGCGGGATCGGGCGATCTCGATCCCCTGGATGCCAATATTCTGGGCAGCACCGTGAATGCGGTGGTGGTCCAGCCTGACGGGAAGATCATCATCGGGGGGACCTTCACCTCCGTGCTCGGTGTGCCGCGCAACAACATCGCCCGGCTCAATGCAGACGGGACGCTGGACGCCGGCTTCGATCCCAATGCCAACGACAGGGTTTTCACCGTGGCGTTGCAGGACGATGGCAAGGTGTTGTTGGGCGGTTGGTTCACGGCGCTCCAGCCCAACGGCGCGGCCACTCCGACGACGAGACAGCGCATCGCGCGGCTCAATGCCGATGGCACGCTGGACACGGGATTTGATCCCAAGACGAACAGTTATGTGCGAAGCATTGTGATCCAGCCGGATGGCAAGGTGCTGCTCGCGGGCTATTTCACCACGCTGCAGCCCAACGGTGCAGCCACTGCCACGACGAGACAACGCATTGCACGGGTGAATGTGGATGGAACGCTGGATGCCGGCTTCGATCCCAAGTCGAATGCCTACATCAACAGCGTGGCATTGCAGCCGGATGGCAAGGTGCTGCTCGGCGGCGGATTCACCACGCTGCAACCCAATGGCGCGGCCACGGCTACCACGCGAAACCGGATCGCGCGGGTAAATGCCGATGGGACGTTGGACGCGGGCTTCAATCCCAATGCGAACGAAGCCCTCATCAGCATCGCCCTGCAACCGGATGGCAAGGTGTTGCTCGGCGGCGTGTTCACCACGCTGCAGCCCAATGGCGCGGCCTCACCGACATCACGCAATTGCATCGGGCGGGTGAATCCGGACGGGACTCTGGATGGAGGCTTCGATCCGAAGGCGAACGGCTACGTCTACGGCATGACATTGCAGGCGGATGGCAAGCTGCTGCTGTGCGGCTCGTTTTCCTATTTGCAGCCCAATGGCGCGGCTTATGGCCTCTCGGTCGGTCCCATCGCCAGACTCAATGCCGATGGCACGCCAGACAGGAACTTCGATCCCGGCGCGAATATGAACGTCTACGGCATTGCCTTGCAAGCGGACGGACGGGTTCTGATCGGTGGCGAGTTTGCCCTGTTGCAACCCAACCACGCTGGACCAAGCACACTGCGGTTCCTGTTTGCCCGGTTACTCAACGACGTTGCGACGCAGTCCCTGGAGGTTGCCGGTACGACGCAGGTGAATTGGCTGCGCGGCGGAAGTTCGCCTGAGGTTTCGCGTGTCTCGATCGAGCTGAGCACGAATGGAGGCGTCAGCTATAGCCCGCTGGGCAATGCCGTTCGCGTGGGCAGTTCGGCGAATTGGCAGCTCACTGGTTTGAGTCTTCCCTCCGGGGGGCTGCTGCGCGCCCGCGGGCGGACATGGGGTGGCTCTGAAAACAGCAGTTCCGGCTTGGTGGAGACGGTGATCGCCTTCGGTGACTATGCCACTCCCCTGGCAAGCTGGCGGCAGGCTCATTTTGGCTCTCCGGCAAATACCGGCAGTGGCGCGGACAGCTCCGATTTCGACAAGGACGGCGTGGTGAACCTGATCGAGTATGCCTTCGGGCTGAACCCGGCCGTGGCGGATTCCGGGCTGCTTCCCCAAGCCCAGCGCGTGGGAGAGGATTTCGTGATTTCCTTTACTCAACCTGCCGGTGTCAGTGGCGTCACTTACGGTGGGGAGTGGAGTGAGGAC
- the miaB gene encoding tRNA (N6-isopentenyl adenosine(37)-C2)-methylthiotransferase MiaB, producing the protein MPKVFIRTYGCQMNERDSEQVAQMFTEGGYTVTGDETDADAILVNTCSVRDQAEQKALGKMGSMGSYRRNKPHVVFGFMGCMAQSRGPELFERIPHLDVVVGTQKYHKVFDYVDTILQRRLHRRMDELELSLTGESVCDVEEEAGSQNTIRDHIPKELNASAFVSIMQGCNMRCSFCIVPDTRGKERGRPIAEIVDEVKRLRDHGVKEITLLGQIVNLYGRTEFEKVDGKSPFVQLLEAVHAVDGIERIRFTSPHPIGYRDDLVAAFTYLPKLCSHIHFPMQSGSDRILKAMRRPYKNEKFVEICEKMKAARPGIAITTDIIVGFPGEEEEDFQATVDTVERLQFDNAFVFRYSKRKDTPAAEMDGQLPERVKEERNQRLLDVVNEIAKAKHQALVGTVQQVLCEGPSKTNKQRLTGRTGTNKILIFDGDVHKLTGQFLDIRVEESTGFTLYGSVI; encoded by the coding sequence ATGCCCAAGGTTTTCATACGCACCTACGGTTGCCAGATGAACGAGCGCGACTCCGAACAGGTCGCGCAGATGTTCACCGAGGGTGGCTACACGGTCACCGGCGACGAGACAGACGCCGACGCGATTCTGGTAAACACCTGCTCGGTGCGCGACCAAGCGGAGCAGAAGGCGCTCGGCAAGATGGGCAGCATGGGCAGCTACCGCCGGAACAAGCCGCACGTGGTCTTCGGCTTCATGGGCTGCATGGCGCAGAGCCGCGGGCCGGAGCTCTTCGAGCGGATCCCGCACCTTGACGTGGTGGTGGGGACCCAAAAGTATCACAAGGTTTTCGACTACGTGGACACCATCCTGCAGCGGCGCCTGCATCGCCGGATGGACGAGCTGGAGCTCTCGCTGACGGGTGAGAGTGTCTGTGACGTGGAAGAGGAAGCGGGTTCGCAGAATACGATCCGCGATCACATTCCGAAGGAGCTCAATGCCTCGGCCTTCGTGTCGATCATGCAGGGCTGCAACATGCGTTGCTCCTTCTGCATCGTGCCGGACACGCGCGGCAAGGAACGCGGCCGGCCGATTGCCGAGATCGTGGATGAGGTGAAGCGCCTGCGCGACCACGGGGTGAAGGAGATCACGCTGCTCGGGCAGATCGTGAATCTTTACGGCCGGACCGAGTTCGAGAAGGTCGATGGCAAGTCACCCTTCGTGCAGTTGTTAGAGGCGGTGCACGCGGTGGATGGCATCGAGCGCATCCGCTTTACCTCACCGCATCCGATCGGCTATCGCGATGACCTGGTGGCGGCGTTCACCTATCTGCCGAAGCTGTGCTCGCACATCCACTTCCCGATGCAGAGCGGTTCGGACCGCATCCTGAAAGCGATGCGCCGGCCGTACAAGAACGAGAAGTTCGTGGAGATCTGCGAGAAGATGAAGGCGGCGCGGCCGGGAATCGCGATCACGACGGACATCATCGTGGGCTTTCCGGGTGAAGAAGAGGAAGACTTCCAGGCGACGGTGGATACCGTGGAGCGGCTGCAATTCGACAATGCGTTCGTGTTCCGCTACTCGAAGCGGAAGGACACGCCGGCCGCGGAGATGGACGGCCAGCTTCCGGAGCGGGTGAAGGAAGAGCGCAACCAGCGGCTGCTGGATGTGGTCAACGAAATCGCCAAGGCGAAGCATCAAGCGCTGGTGGGGACGGTGCAGCAGGTTCTCTGTGAAGGGCCGTCCAAGACCAACAAGCAGCGGCTGACGGGGCGCACGGGGACGAACAAGATCCTGATCTTCGACGGGGATGTGCACAAGTTGACCGGGCAGTTCCTCGACATTCGCGTGGAGGAGAGCACCGGCTTCACGCTTTACGGCAGCGTGATCTGA
- the purN gene encoding phosphoribosylglycinamide formyltransferase, protein MRLGILGSGSGSNMQAILDAIAAGTLEAEIVLVLSDNPDGYILERAKKAGIPTGLIDCRGFKTKFPEEAQLETVAALKAAGVDIICLAGFMRLVKAPLLEAFPNRILNIHPALLPAFPGVAAWKQAVEAKVSESGCTVHYVDDGMDTGPVILQAKVPVLADDTAETLHQRIQVEEHRLYPEAIRKVAAAL, encoded by the coding sequence ATGCGTCTCGGCATCCTCGGCTCTGGTTCCGGCTCGAACATGCAAGCGATCCTCGATGCGATCGCGGCGGGGACGCTTGAGGCGGAGATCGTGCTGGTGCTTTCGGACAATCCGGATGGCTACATCCTGGAGCGGGCGAAGAAGGCGGGCATTCCGACGGGGCTGATCGATTGCCGGGGCTTCAAGACGAAGTTTCCGGAGGAGGCGCAGCTTGAGACGGTGGCTGCCCTGAAGGCCGCGGGCGTGGACATCATCTGTCTGGCTGGCTTCATGCGGCTGGTGAAGGCACCGCTGCTGGAGGCTTTCCCGAACCGGATTCTGAACATCCACCCGGCGCTATTGCCGGCGTTTCCGGGGGTGGCGGCTTGGAAGCAGGCGGTGGAGGCGAAGGTGAGCGAGTCCGGTTGCACGGTCCACTATGTGGACGATGGCATGGATACCGGGCCGGTCATTTTGCAGGCGAAGGTGCCGGTATTAGCGGACGATACCGCGGAGACGCTTCACCAGCGGATTCAGGTGGAGGAGCACCGGCTTTATCCGGAAGCGATCCGGAAGGTGGCGGCGGCGCTCTGA